From the Streptomyces nigrescens genome, one window contains:
- a CDS encoding tetratricopeptide repeat protein yields the protein MGTREPNRHLERLYRQTGWTLRQFVQAVNRIGTERGTPLKYREPSAHQWCRGHLPKEQVRPLIVEALARKLGRPVTHAEVGFPAPANSSDATPGTVEGLIDLSRGDMDPSRRGVLGIGLFSVALTVPNWPDVVGRMEAVQSGRPRRIGMPEVDMVIAMTERVSELDDQFGGRHARPMAAAFLVNTVTPYLRADASESVRKAMMSAAADLCYLTGYMAVDEGVHGLAQQYYLKALELAGAAEDHLTYCTTLRGMSVQAVDLRHGRQAMRLADAAAAASPQAGPRMRAFLAGQQAHTSAQIGDHSKALMYLREAEVAMERAESRGKAFGSYDPAALNYHTSQVRYELGDVPGSIKAMQESDKVRYSVYRRARVRHRATLAERQLEIGHLEAACATWHLALDDYPLVQSGRADQRMQTMFKLIRPHLKNPAARELDERARLVTPASLSA from the coding sequence GTGGGCACTCGGGAACCGAACCGGCACCTTGAACGGCTTTACCGGCAGACCGGCTGGACGCTGCGGCAGTTCGTCCAGGCCGTGAACCGCATCGGCACCGAGCGGGGAACCCCGCTCAAGTACCGCGAGCCGTCGGCCCATCAGTGGTGCCGAGGTCACCTGCCGAAGGAGCAGGTCCGACCGCTGATCGTGGAGGCCCTGGCACGGAAGCTGGGACGTCCGGTCACGCATGCCGAGGTGGGATTCCCCGCACCGGCCAATAGCTCCGATGCCACTCCGGGCACGGTTGAAGGGCTGATCGATCTCAGTAGGGGAGATATGGACCCCTCGCGCCGCGGCGTTCTCGGTATAGGGCTTTTTTCCGTTGCGCTGACGGTGCCCAATTGGCCGGATGTGGTGGGCAGGATGGAAGCCGTTCAAAGTGGTCGACCCCGGCGCATTGGCATGCCGGAGGTCGACATGGTCATTGCCATGACCGAACGAGTGTCAGAACTGGACGACCAATTCGGCGGGCGCCACGCCCGTCCGATGGCAGCGGCTTTTTTGGTGAACACAGTCACCCCGTATCTACGGGCTGACGCCTCCGAGTCGGTACGCAAAGCGATGATGTCGGCTGCTGCCGACTTGTGCTATCTCACGGGGTACATGGCGGTGGACGAAGGCGTTCACGGCCTTGCGCAACAGTATTACCTCAAGGCGTTGGAACTTGCCGGAGCGGCAGAGGATCACTTGACGTACTGCACAACGCTTCGGGGGATGAGTGTGCAGGCTGTTGACCTACGGCACGGCAGGCAGGCAATGCGGCTCGCTGACGCTGCGGCTGCCGCGTCTCCGCAAGCCGGCCCGCGAATGCGCGCCTTCCTTGCCGGGCAGCAGGCGCACACCTCCGCGCAAATCGGCGACCACAGCAAGGCGCTGATGTATCTACGAGAGGCCGAGGTGGCCATGGAGAGGGCTGAGTCAAGGGGGAAGGCGTTCGGCTCATACGATCCGGCAGCCCTGAATTACCACACCAGCCAGGTCCGGTACGAACTCGGCGATGTTCCCGGCTCCATCAAGGCCATGCAGGAATCGGACAAGGTGCGTTACAGCGTTTACCGTCGCGCTCGCGTACGCCACCGAGCCACCTTGGCCGAGCGGCAACTGGAAATCGGCCACCTCGAAGCAGCATGCGCGACATGGCATCTCGCCCTGGACGATTACCCTCTGGTGCAGTCGGGGCGAGCAGATCAGCGTATGCAAACAATGTTCAAACTCATCCGCCCCCACCTCAAGAACCCCGCGGCCCGCGAACTCGACGAACGCGCCCGGCTCGTCACCCCGGCCTCACTCTCCGCCTGA
- a CDS encoding glutathionylspermidine synthase family protein translates to MERHTIDPRPGWQQTVEAQGLIYPLTRYPDDSLRPYWDESAYYSFTLPEVEALEEVVEELHGMCLAAAAHIVDKDRFADLGIEDPRLAKLIAESWRRRDELPSLYGRFDLHYDGTGPAKMLEYNADTPTSLVEAASPQWFWMEERFPGADQWNSLHERLVAAWKRQAPLLPPGAPLHFAHSAGDELGEDLMTVAYLEETAQQAGLETVAISMEDIGWDRLSGRFVDQRLRFMRACFKLYPWEWLATDDFGPYVLDTLDNGGGTGSTLWIEPAWKMLLSNKALLAILWELYPGHPNLLPAYLDGPRELAHTRGYVAKPLLGREGAGVTLHEPGAEPVLRGPEDPCCYQELAPLPDFDGNRVVLGAWVVEDEAAGLGIRESAGPVTDEYARFLPHVIR, encoded by the coding sequence ATGGAACGCCACACCATCGACCCGCGCCCCGGCTGGCAGCAGACCGTCGAGGCGCAGGGCCTGATCTACCCGCTGACCCGCTACCCGGACGACTCGCTGCGCCCGTACTGGGACGAGAGCGCGTACTACTCCTTCACCCTCCCCGAGGTCGAGGCCCTGGAGGAGGTCGTCGAGGAGCTGCACGGCATGTGCCTGGCCGCGGCCGCGCACATCGTCGACAAGGACCGCTTCGCCGACCTCGGCATCGAGGACCCGCGGCTGGCCAAGCTGATCGCCGAATCCTGGCGCCGCCGTGACGAACTCCCCTCCCTCTACGGGCGGTTCGATCTGCACTACGACGGCACCGGCCCGGCCAAGATGCTGGAGTACAACGCCGATACGCCGACCTCGCTGGTCGAGGCCGCCAGCCCGCAGTGGTTCTGGATGGAGGAGCGCTTTCCCGGCGCCGACCAGTGGAACTCGCTGCACGAGCGGCTGGTGGCGGCCTGGAAGCGGCAGGCCCCGCTGCTGCCGCCCGGCGCACCGCTGCACTTCGCGCACTCGGCGGGCGACGAGCTCGGCGAGGATCTGATGACCGTCGCCTATCTGGAGGAGACGGCGCAGCAGGCGGGCCTGGAGACGGTCGCCATCTCGATGGAGGACATCGGCTGGGACCGGCTGTCGGGCCGCTTCGTCGATCAGCGGCTGCGCTTCATGCGGGCCTGTTTCAAGCTCTACCCGTGGGAGTGGCTGGCCACCGACGACTTCGGCCCGTACGTCCTGGACACCCTCGACAACGGCGGCGGCACCGGCTCCACCCTCTGGATCGAGCCCGCCTGGAAGATGCTGCTCTCCAACAAGGCGCTGCTGGCGATCCTGTGGGAGCTGTATCCGGGGCATCCGAATCTGCTGCCCGCCTACCTCGACGGGCCGCGCGAGCTGGCACACACCCGTGGTTACGTCGCCAAGCCACTGCTAGGCCGGGAGGGCGCCGGGGTCACCCTGCACGAGCCGGGCGCCGAACCGGTGCTGCGGGGACCCGAGGACCCCTGCTGCTACCAGGAGCTGGCCCCGCTCCCGGACTTCGACGGCAACCGCGTCGTCCTCGGCGCCTGGGTCGTCGAGGACGAGGCGGCGGGCCTCGGCATCCGGGAGTCGGCGGGACCGGTCACCGATGAGTACGCGCGGTTCTTGCCGCATGTGATCCGCTGA
- a CDS encoding Ig-like domain-containing protein, whose translation MAPTFTLTSAAPNPAVFGQPVTLTATVIPLGLGTPTGTVTFVVAGGPTLTAPLIGGVATVTTSSIPIGFHTFTANYNGSPQFSPSSGFGSITVVKASTTTVVTSSPDPSNFGQTVSITATVTPVAPGAGTPTGTVTFVIAGGGGGTLTAPLSGGTATVTTSTLTPGTHLITATYNGNAQFNASSGTDTQTVQQVLTPTTTTVTSSPDPSVFGQPVTFTATVAPVPPGSGTPTGTVTFVISGGPTLTATLSGGTASVTTSSLSVGPHTVTATYSGSGSFASSSGTDTQTVNKASTTTTVTSVPDPSAVGQSVTFTATVAPVAPGAGTPTGTVTFVISGGPTLTGTLSGGTASVSTSALSAGPHTVTATYSGNANFNSSVGTDTHTVGLASTTTTVTSSPDPSVVGQSVTFTAVVAPVPPGAGTPTGTVTFVISGGPTLTGTLSGGTASVSTSALGTGTHTVTATYSGDANFATSTGTDTHTVGQASTTTTVSSSPDPSVVGQSVTFTAVVAPVSPGSGTPTGTVTFVISGGPTLTGTLSGGTASVSTSALSAGTHTVTATYSGDANFTSSVGTDTQTVNQASTTTTVTSFPDPSVTGQTVNFTAFVGPVFPGGGVPTGTVGFVITNGVTTVTLSGTLDGAGVTTVSTNGLVTAGTYTVTATYSGDANYTGSSDTDTQTVNPASTTTVVTSSPDPSVVGQPVTFTATVTPAAPGTGTPTGTVTFVISGGPTLTGTLSGGTASVTTSALGAGTHTVTATYNGDANFSGSVGTDTQTVNQASTTTTVSSSPDPSVVGQSVTFTATVAPVAPGAGTPTGTVTFVISGGPTLVGTLSGGTTSVSTSALGAGTHTVTATYSGDGDFSGSVGTDTQTVNQASTTTTVLSAPDPSVVGEPVTFTATVAPVSPGAGIPTGTVTFVATDGVTTVTLTGTLVGGTTSVVTTGLVTAGVYTVTATYSGDAGFTSSVGTDTQTVGQAATTTLVTSAPDPSVFGEPVTFTATVTPVAPGAGTPTGTVTFVISGGPTLVGTLSGGTASVTTSALSVGTHTVTATYSGDGSFTGSVGADTQTVALALTTTTVTTAPDPSVVGESVTFSATVAPVAPGAGTPTGTVTFVATDGVTTVTLTGTLSGGTTSVTTNGLVTAGTYVVTATYAGDGNFLGSLGTDTQTVGQASTTTSVSSSPDPSVFGQPVTFTATVAPVSPGAGTPTGTVTFAISGGPTLVGTLSGGTASVTTSALSVGSHTVTATYSGDPNFTGSVGTDTQTVNQASTTTAVLSAPDPSVVGEPVTFTATVAPVAPGAGIPTGTVTFVATDGVTTVTLTGALVGGTTSVVTTGLVTAGVYTVTATYSGDADFSGSAGTDTQTVGSASTTTSVSSAPDPSVFGEPVTFTATVAPVAPGAGTPTGTVTFVISGGPTLTGTLSGGTASVTTSALAVGTHSVTATYSGDPNFTASSGADTQTVILAATTTAVSSSPDPSVVGEPVTFTATVAPVSPGAGTPTGTVTFLATDGVTTVTLTGTLSGGTTSVTTNGLVTAGVYAVTATYTGDAGFSGSVGADTQTVGQASTTTALSSAPDPSVVGEPVTFTATVTPVAPGTGTPTGVVTFVITGGPTLVGTLSGGTASVTTSALGAGTHTATATYSGDLNFTGSSDTDTQTVNQASTNTAVSTTPDPSVVGESVTFSATVAPVAPGAGTPTGTVTFVATDGVTTVTLTGSLVGGTTSVTTNGLVTAGLYTVTGTYSGDADFTGSTGADTQTVGQSSTTTAVSSAPDPSVVGQPVTFTATVSPVAPGAGTPTGTVTFVITGGPTLTATLSGGTASVTTSALSAGTHTVTATYSGDANFTTSSGTDTQTVNQASTTTAVSTTPDPSVVGESVTFSATVAPVAPGAGTPTGTVTFVATDGVTTVTLTGTLSGGTTSVTTSGLVTAGVYVVTGTYSGDADFTGSTGADTQTVTQGSTTTALSSAPDPSVVGESVTFTATVTPVAPAAGTPTGVVTFVITGGPTLVGTLSGGTATVSTNALGVGTFPVTATYSGDLNFTGSSGSDTQTVTQASTTTSVSSLPDPSVVGQPVTFTATVAPVSPGAGVPTGTVTFVIDGGGGGTLTGTVAGGLATVTTSTLDAGLHNVTATYSGDTNFSTSSGADTQTVNQASTLTTVSSFPDPSVSGGTVTIFAFVVAQPPGSGVPTGTVTFTVTDGVTTVTLTGTLDGTGVAAVSTPLTTGNYTITGVYAGDTNFTGSSDTDTQTVI comes from the coding sequence ATGGCACCCACCTTTACTTTGACGTCCGCAGCGCCAAATCCAGCTGTCTTCGGGCAGCCGGTCACCTTGACCGCCACCGTCATCCCGCTGGGCCTGGGAACACCCACCGGAACCGTGACCTTCGTCGTCGCCGGCGGGCCCACACTGACCGCTCCGCTCATCGGTGGCGTCGCGACCGTCACCACGAGCAGTATCCCCATCGGCTTTCATACTTTCACCGCGAACTACAACGGCAGCCCCCAGTTCTCGCCGTCCAGCGGCTTCGGGTCCATCACGGTGGTCAAGGCGTCGACCACCACCGTGGTCACCTCGTCGCCGGACCCGTCGAACTTCGGGCAGACGGTCTCCATCACCGCCACCGTCACACCGGTCGCGCCCGGCGCGGGCACCCCGACCGGCACGGTCACCTTCGTCATCGCCGGCGGCGGGGGCGGCACGCTGACCGCCCCACTCTCCGGCGGTACGGCGACCGTCACCACCAGCACTCTCACTCCGGGCACGCACCTCATCACGGCCACGTACAACGGCAATGCGCAATTCAACGCGTCGTCCGGCACCGATACGCAGACCGTGCAGCAGGTCCTGACGCCGACGACCACCACGGTCACCTCGTCCCCCGACCCGTCGGTCTTCGGGCAGCCGGTGACCTTCACGGCCACCGTCGCCCCCGTCCCGCCCGGTTCGGGCACCCCGACCGGCACGGTGACCTTCGTCATCAGCGGCGGCCCGACGCTGACCGCGACGCTCTCGGGCGGTACGGCGAGCGTCACCACCAGCAGTCTCAGCGTGGGCCCCCACACCGTGACCGCGACCTACAGCGGCAGCGGCAGTTTCGCGTCGTCGAGCGGTACGGACACCCAGACGGTCAACAAGGCCTCGACGACCACCACGGTCACCTCGGTGCCGGACCCGTCAGCGGTCGGTCAGTCGGTGACCTTCACGGCGACGGTCGCGCCGGTAGCGCCGGGTGCGGGTACCCCGACCGGGACGGTCACCTTCGTCATCAGTGGCGGCCCGACGCTGACCGGCACCCTTTCCGGGGGGACGGCGAGCGTCAGCACCAGTGCCCTTTCCGCTGGTCCGCACACGGTCACCGCGACCTACAGCGGGAACGCCAACTTCAACTCCTCCGTTGGCACGGACACCCATACCGTGGGCCTGGCCTCGACGACCACGACGGTCACTTCGTCGCCGGATCCGTCGGTGGTCGGTCAGTCGGTGACGTTCACGGCCGTTGTCGCCCCGGTGCCGCCGGGTGCGGGTACGCCGACCGGGACGGTCACGTTCGTCATCTCCGGTGGTCCGACTTTGACCGGCACCCTCTCCGGGGGGACGGCGAGCGTCAGCACCAGTGCGCTGGGCACCGGTACGCATACGGTGACGGCGACCTACAGCGGTGACGCCAACTTCGCCACCTCCACCGGCACCGATACCCATACGGTGGGCCAGGCGTCGACGACCACCACGGTCAGCTCGTCGCCGGATCCGTCGGTGGTCGGTCAGTCGGTGACGTTCACGGCCGTCGTCGCCCCGGTTTCGCCGGGGTCGGGCACGCCGACCGGGACGGTCACCTTCGTCATCAGTGGCGGCCCGACGCTGACCGGCACCCTTTCCGGGGGGACGGCGAGCGTCAGCACCAGCGCCCTGAGCGCAGGCACGCACACGGTCACCGCGACCTACAGCGGTGACGCGAACTTCACGTCGTCGGTCGGTACGGACACCCAGACCGTCAACCAGGCCTCGACCACCACCACGGTCACCTCGTTCCCCGACCCCTCCGTGACGGGCCAGACGGTCAACTTCACCGCCTTTGTGGGACCGGTGTTCCCCGGCGGCGGGGTCCCGACCGGAACCGTCGGCTTCGTCATCACCAACGGGGTCACCACGGTGACCCTCAGCGGCACCCTCGACGGCGCCGGCGTCACGACCGTCAGCACCAACGGACTGGTAACGGCGGGCACTTACACCGTCACCGCGACCTACAGCGGAGACGCGAACTACACCGGCTCCAGTGACACCGACACTCAGACCGTGAACCCCGCATCGACGACCACGGTGGTGACGTCGTCGCCGGACCCGTCGGTGGTCGGGCAGCCGGTGACCTTCACCGCCACCGTCACGCCGGCCGCGCCGGGTACGGGGACGCCGACCGGGACGGTGACCTTCGTCATCAGTGGCGGCCCGACGCTGACCGGCACCCTTTCCGGGGGTACGGCGAGCGTCACGACCAGTGCGCTGGGCGCCGGTACGCACACGGTGACTGCGACCTACAACGGTGATGCCAACTTCAGCGGTTCGGTCGGTACGGACACCCAGACCGTCAACCAGGCGTCGACCACCACCACGGTCAGCTCGTCGCCCGATCCGTCGGTGGTCGGGCAGTCCGTGACCTTCACGGCCACGGTCGCGCCCGTGGCGCCGGGGGCGGGTACGCCCACGGGGACGGTCACCTTCGTCATCAGCGGGGGCCCGACGCTGGTCGGCACGCTCTCCGGGGGTACGACGAGCGTCAGCACCAGTGCGCTGGGCGCCGGTACGCACACGGTGACCGCGACCTACAGCGGTGACGGCGACTTCAGCGGTTCGGTCGGTACGGACACCCAGACCGTCAACCAGGCGTCGACCACCACCACCGTCCTCTCCGCGCCGGACCCCTCGGTGGTCGGTGAGCCGGTGACCTTCACGGCGACGGTCGCGCCGGTCTCGCCGGGCGCGGGTATCCCGACCGGGACGGTGACGTTCGTCGCGACCGACGGGGTCACCACGGTGACGCTGACCGGCACCCTCGTCGGCGGCACCACCAGTGTCGTTACCACCGGCCTGGTGACGGCGGGCGTGTACACCGTCACCGCGACCTACAGCGGCGACGCCGGCTTCACGAGCTCGGTCGGTACGGACACCCAGACGGTGGGCCAGGCGGCCACGACCACCTTGGTCACCTCGGCGCCGGACCCCTCGGTGTTCGGAGAGCCGGTGACCTTCACGGCCACCGTCACCCCGGTCGCGCCGGGTGCGGGGACGCCGACCGGCACGGTCACCTTCGTCATCAGCGGGGGCCCGACGCTGGTCGGCACGCTCTCGGGCGGTACGGCGAGCGTCACCACCAGCGCCTTGAGCGTCGGCACGCACACGGTCACCGCGACCTACAGCGGTGACGGCAGCTTCACCGGTTCCGTCGGCGCGGACACCCAGACCGTGGCCCTGGCGTTGACGACCACCACGGTCACCACCGCGCCGGACCCGTCCGTGGTGGGCGAGTCGGTGACGTTCTCGGCCACGGTGGCGCCGGTCGCGCCCGGTGCGGGCACTCCGACCGGGACGGTGACCTTCGTCGCGACCGACGGGGTCACCACGGTGACGCTGACCGGCACGCTCAGTGGGGGCACCACCAGTGTCACCACCAACGGTCTGGTGACGGCGGGCACTTACGTCGTCACGGCGACCTACGCCGGCGACGGTAACTTCCTCGGTTCCCTCGGTACGGACACCCAGACCGTGGGCCAGGCCTCGACGACCACCTCGGTCTCCTCGTCGCCGGACCCGTCGGTCTTCGGCCAGCCGGTGACCTTCACGGCCACCGTGGCGCCGGTCTCGCCGGGTGCGGGGACGCCGACCGGCACGGTCACCTTCGCCATCAGTGGCGGCCCGACGCTGGTCGGCACGCTCTCGGGCGGTACGGCGAGCGTCACCACCAGCGCCTTGAGCGTCGGCAGCCACACGGTCACCGCGACCTACAGCGGTGACCCCAACTTCACCGGGTCCGTCGGTACGGACACCCAGACGGTGAACCAGGCGTCGACGACGACCGCGGTCCTCTCCGCGCCGGACCCGTCCGTGGTCGGTGAGCCGGTGACGTTCACCGCCACCGTCGCCCCGGTCGCGCCGGGCGCGGGCATCCCGACGGGCACGGTCACCTTCGTCGCGACCGACGGGGTCACCACGGTGACGCTGACCGGCGCCCTCGTCGGCGGCACCACCAGTGTGGTCACCACCGGCCTGGTGACGGCGGGCGTCTACACCGTCACCGCCACCTACAGCGGTGACGCCGACTTCAGCGGTTCGGCCGGTACGGACACCCAGACGGTGGGCTCGGCCTCGACGACCACCTCGGTCTCTTCGGCGCCGGACCCGTCGGTCTTCGGAGAGCCGGTGACCTTCACGGCGACGGTCGCGCCGGTCGCGCCGGGGGCGGGGACGCCGACCGGGACGGTCACGTTCGTGATTTCCGGTGGTCCCACGCTCACGGGGACGCTTTCGGGCGGTACGGCGAGCGTCACCACCAGCGCGTTGGCCGTGGGCACGCACTCGGTCACCGCGACCTACAGCGGTGACCCCAACTTCACGGCATCGAGCGGTGCGGACACCCAGACGGTGATCCTGGCGGCGACGACGACCGCGGTCTCGTCGTCCCCGGACCCGTCCGTGGTCGGTGAGCCGGTGACCTTCACCGCCACTGTCGCCCCGGTCTCGCCGGGCGCGGGCACCCCGACGGGCACCGTGACGTTCCTCGCCACCGACGGGGTCACCACGGTGACGCTGACCGGCACGCTCAGTGGCGGCACCACCAGTGTCACCACCAACGGGCTGGTGACGGCGGGCGTTTACGCCGTCACGGCGACCTACACCGGCGACGCCGGCTTCAGCGGCTCCGTCGGTGCGGACACCCAGACGGTGGGCCAGGCCTCGACGACCACGGCGCTGAGTTCGGCGCCGGACCCGTCCGTGGTCGGTGAGCCGGTGACCTTCACGGCCACCGTCACGCCGGTCGCGCCGGGGACAGGTACCCCCACGGGGGTGGTCACCTTCGTGATCACCGGTGGTCCCACTCTCGTCGGGACACTCTCGGGCGGTACGGCGAGCGTCACCACCAGCGCGCTGGGCGCCGGTACCCACACCGCTACGGCGACCTACAGCGGTGACCTCAACTTCACCGGCTCCAGCGACACGGACACCCAGACGGTGAACCAGGCGTCGACGAACACTGCGGTGAGCACGACACCGGACCCGTCCGTGGTGGGCGAGTCGGTGACGTTCTCGGCCACGGTGGCGCCGGTCGCGCCCGGTGCGGGCACTCCGACCGGGACGGTGACCTTCGTCGCCACCGATGGCGTCACCACGGTGACGCTGACCGGCTCCCTTGTCGGCGGCACCACCAGTGTCACCACCAACGGGCTGGTGACGGCGGGGCTTTACACCGTCACCGGGACCTACAGCGGCGACGCCGACTTCACCGGATCCACCGGTGCGGACACCCAGACCGTGGGCCAGTCTTCGACCACCACCGCGGTGAGCTCGGCGCCGGACCCGTCCGTGGTCGGGCAGCCGGTGACCTTCACGGCCACCGTCTCCCCGGTCGCACCGGGTGCGGGGACCCCGACCGGCACGGTCACCTTCGTGATCACCGGCGGCCCCACGCTCACCGCGACGCTCTCGGGCGGTACGGCGAGCGTCACGACCAGCGCCTTGAGCGCCGGTACGCACACGGTCACGGCGACGTACAGCGGTGACGCCAACTTCACTACATCGAGCGGCACCGACACCCAGACGGTGAACCAGGCGTCGACGACCACTGCGGTGAGCACGACACCGGACCCGTCCGTGGTGGGCGAGTCGGTGACGTTCTCGGCCACGGTGGCGCCGGTCGCGCCCGGTGCGGGCACTCCGACCGGGACGGTGACCTTCGTCGCCACCGATGGCGTCACCACGGTGACGCTGACCGGCACGCTCAGTGGGGGCACCACCAGTGTCACCACCAGCGGCCTGGTAACGGCGGGCGTGTACGTCGTCACCGGGACCTACAGCGGCGACGCCGACTTCACCGGATCCACCGGTGCGGACACCCAGACCGTGACCCAGGGCTCGACGACCACGGCGCTGAGTTCGGCGCCGGACCCGTCCGTGGTGGGCGAGTCGGTGACCTTCACGGCCACCGTCACGCCGGTCGCGCCAGCGGCAGGTACCCCGACCGGGGTGGTCACGTTCGTGATCACCGGAGGCCCGACGCTGGTCGGCACCCTCTCCGGGGGCACGGCCACCGTCTCGACCAACGCACTCGGAGTCGGCACCTTCCCGGTGACCGCGACCTACAGCGGTGACCTGAACTTCACCGGCTCCAGCGGCAGCGACACCCAGACCGTGACCCAGGCGTCCACGACCACTTCGGTCTCCTCGTTGCCGGACCCGTCGGTGGTCGGGCAGCCGGTGACCTTCACGGCCACTGTCGCCCCGGTCTCACCGGGTGCGGGTGTCCCGACCGGCACGGTCACCTTCGTCATCGACGGTGGCGGGGGCGGCACGCTGACCGGCACCGTCGCCGGAGGCTTGGCCACCGTCACCACCAGCACCCTCGACGCGGGTCTGCACAACGTCACCGCGACCTACAGCGGTGACACCAACTTCAGCACCTCCAGCGGCGCCGACACCCAGACCGTCAACCAGGCATCCACCCTCACCACTGTCAGCTCGTTCCCCGACCCGTCCGTCTCCGGCGGTACGGTCACGATCTTCGCGTTCGTGGTGGCGCAGCCTCCGGGCAGCGGCGTCCCGACCGGGACGGTCACCTTCACCGTCACCGACGGCGTGACCACGGTGACCCTGACCGGAACGCTCGACGGCACTGGGGTAGCCGCCGTCAGCACCCCGCTGACCACTGGCAACTACACCATCACCGGGGTCTACGCCGGTGACACCAACTTCACCGGCTCCAGCGACACCGACACCCAGACCGTCATCTGA
- a CDS encoding GNAT family N-acetyltransferase — MTEHARVLEQLPGHLALRHPAPADHPRLQQALAGWWDGLGGEAGALQRQLLVPRLFLQHFADTSFWVERPDHTLHAFLIGFLSQTDPRVAYIHFVGVCPEGRREGIGSALYDRFFTTARAAGRTQVRCITSPNNRNSIAYHTRMGFHLEPGDRIDDDGVPLQGDYDGPGLDRVSFVRKL, encoded by the coding sequence ATGACGGAGCACGCCCGGGTTCTGGAACAGCTGCCCGGACATCTGGCGTTGCGCCACCCTGCCCCCGCGGACCACCCACGGCTTCAGCAGGCCCTCGCCGGCTGGTGGGACGGCCTGGGCGGGGAAGCGGGCGCACTGCAACGCCAGTTGCTCGTCCCGCGCCTCTTCCTCCAGCACTTCGCCGACACCAGCTTCTGGGTCGAGCGGCCCGACCACACCCTGCATGCCTTCCTGATCGGCTTTCTGTCCCAGACGGACCCCAGGGTCGCGTACATCCACTTCGTGGGCGTGTGCCCGGAAGGCCGGCGGGAGGGTATCGGCAGCGCCCTCTACGACCGCTTCTTCACGACGGCCCGCGCGGCCGGCCGTACCCAGGTCCGCTGCATCACCAGCCCCAACAACCGCAACTCCATCGCGTACCACACCCGTATGGGCTTCCATCTGGAGCCGGGCGACCGGATCGACGACGACGGCGTCCCGCTGCAGGGCGACTACGACGGGCCGGGGCTCGACCGGGTGTCCTTCGTACGGAAGTTGTGA